The Melopsittacus undulatus isolate bMelUnd1 chromosome 12, bMelUnd1.mat.Z, whole genome shotgun sequence genome has a segment encoding these proteins:
- the MMAB gene encoding corrinoid adenosyltransferase MMAB: MLPRAAAAAAAGGGRALRCGAAALGRRQRSGAGSPDRGPRSERAPRIYTKTGDAGFSSTFTGERRPKGDRIFEALGATDELSSAIGLAGEFSSEKGHTFVEQLHKIQCMLQDVGSNIATPLSSAREAHLKRTSFSEKPVLELEQWIDSYSEQLPPLRTFILPSGGKSSAALHFSRAVCRRAERCVVPLVQAGEADPNVAKYLNRLSDYLFVLARYAAMKEGKEEKIYIKPEL, translated from the exons ATGTTAccgcgggcggcggcggcggcggcggccgggggGGGCCGGGCCCTGCGGTGCGGAGCGGCGGCCTTGGGGCGGCGGCAGCGGAGCGGGGCGGGCAG CCCCGACCGCGGCCCCCGCAGCGAGCGGGCCCCCAGGATCTACACCAAGACGGGAGACGCAG GCTTCTCCAGCACCTTCACCGGGGAGCGGCGGCCGAAGGGCGACCGGATCTTCGAAGCTCTGGGAGCCACGGACGAGCTGAGCTCGGCCATCGG GCTTGCTGGTGAGTTTAGCAGTGAAAAGGGCCACACATTTGTTGAGCAGCTTCACAAA ATCCAGTGCATGCTGCAGGATGTGGGCTCCAACATCGCCACACCGCTCTCCTCAGCCAGGGAGGCTCACTTAA AACGAACATCTTTCAGCGAGAAgccagtgctggagctggagcagtggATTGACAGCtactcagagcagcttcctccaCTCAGAACTTTCATCTTGCCA TCAGGAGGTAAAAGCAGTGCTGCTCTCCACTTCTCCCGAGCTGTCTGCCGCAGAGCTGAAAGGTG CGTGGTTCCTTTGGTACAAGCAGGGGAAGCAGATCCAAACGTGGCCAAATACTTAAACAG ACTGAGCGACTACCTCTTTGTTCTGGCACGTTACGCTGCaatgaaggaagggaaggaagagaaaatatatataaagcCGGAGCTGTAA